The DNA region CCAAGGCCGGCTGCGCGAAGGCTTCCACGGCCGCCGCGACGGCGACACGGCCCGAGCGAACCGCGTCGGCGGCGGCAGAGAACGGCACCACCGCCCATTGCACGTCCGTATCGGGATTGAGACCCGCCGTCTTCAGCGCCTGACGCGCCCACAGTTCGACGCCCGTCCGATACGAGAGAATGCCGATGGTCTTGCCCTTGAGATCCTTGATCGAGTTCGGACCGCCGTCGACCTTGCCCAGCCAATAAGTGTGCGCGCCGTTGGCCGACTCGCGGCTGAGGCTGGCGATGATCTTCAAGTCGATGCCGTTCGTCGCCGCGGTCACGGCCGAATTGGCGTTGGTCGAGAACAGGTCGACCTGCCCGGCTTCGAACGCTTTGAAAGCGACGTCGGAGGCGCGAAACTGCGACCACTCCACCTTGTAGGCTTTGCCGTAATTGGGCGCGAGGTCGGGCTTGGCCATCATCAGCCAGAGATTGTCTTCAGCGGCGCTCTGCCGGCCGAAACGGATGGTCGGAATGTCCTGCGCCTGCGCATTGGCGCCGGCCATCACGATGAACACGCCCAACAACGTGGCGCGCACGGCGGCAGATGTAACCCGAAGCATCGACGATCTCTCCCCTCGCGACATTAACAGTGCGTCCGCAGCAGCATGCCTGCGGCACCTTACGTGCCGTCACGCGCGCTTGCCGCAAGCACAACAAGCCGACACGATCGCCTCCACGCGCGATGCACGCGCAGGCGTCGTCATGTCATTGAAGACCCGCACGAGCGGCTGAATTCCCGCAGGGCCCTAGTTTTGAATTACTATACTGATGAGTATCGTTGATGTCATGCCCCTTTTTCGGACGACCACGGTGCGCTTGCATGTTCACAAACCGAGATATTGCAATGCGATAGAAGCGAAGTGGCCGCACGGAGGCTAAGGCAAGAGCAGGTGCTGATTAATCTCGGTGCACGCTGCGTCTTCGTGACGCGCACGATGACGCACCGCAGCACCTAGCGTAGCAACAGCGTGCGCCGGCTTTTGCCCGTCATATAAACGCGGTTGCGCGGCCCTCAGTGGCCGTCGCCACCGCCGACGCTCGGGCTCTGGACGAAGCGTTGCTGCACGAGTGCGAGTTGCTGTTTGCGCTGCGTCATCCGCTCACGATAGGCGAGGATGCGGTCCTTCAATCCCGGCCGCGCCGCGGACATGGTCAAATGCGCCAGATCCTCGGCGCCGTCCCTGGCCCGCACCGCATGCAACGCGGCGACCGTCTCGCGATCGAGCCGCGACGCCGCCGCGCTCTCCCGCGTCAGTAACGAATCGACGTCGGCGCGTGTCACCAGGCCGCTGGCGAGACCGATCGCCAAGGCTTCGTCCGCGCCCAACTCCCGGCCCGAGCGCATGATCTCCCGCCCATGGTCCCGGCCGACTCGGCTGACGAGGCGGCCAATGCCGGCCACTGCGCCGAGGGCGGCGCCCGGGAAACAGAAGCGCGCATCGTCCACCACGAAGCGCCGT from Pseudolabrys taiwanensis includes:
- a CDS encoding ABC transporter substrate-binding protein; the protein is MLRVTSAAVRATLLGVFIVMAGANAQAQDIPTIRFGRQSAAEDNLWLMMAKPDLAPNYGKAYKVEWSQFRASDVAFKAFEAGQVDLFSTNANSAVTAATNGIDLKIIASLSRESANGAHTYWLGKVDGGPNSIKDLKGKTIGILSYRTGVELWARQALKTAGLNPDTDVQWAVVPFSAAADAVRSGRVAVAAAVEAFAQPALAKGDLKVVFTSKTGVPFDEELIVVNAKPSFLKQHPAAVKAFLSDLAGVTKYLAEHQTEGRQALLDAKLVVMPPEIFMKVKPYVTDMKLRPNIDNLKKQQDVLLSAGFIDKKIDLTPIVDTSYLPQ
- a CDS encoding enoyl-CoA hydratase/isomerase family protein, producing MLRSDNDHMPASELIVTRPVDGTMVVTIDRAAKRNALDANLVECLHEALDAAAIANAHLLCLRGAGASFCTGFDLSDLDSETDGDLLLRFVRIEMLLNRIYNAPFVTLALAHGDVRGAGADLFAACERRFVVDDARFCFPGAALGAVAGIGRLVSRVGRDHGREIMRSGRELGADEALAIGLASGLVTRADVDSLLTRESAAASRLDRETVAALHAVRARDGAEDLAHLTMSAARPGLKDRILAYRERMTQRKQQLALVQQRFVQSPSVGGGDGH